The following nucleotide sequence is from Leopardus geoffroyi isolate Oge1 chromosome A1, O.geoffroyi_Oge1_pat1.0, whole genome shotgun sequence.
CAATGAAATAGTAACTTTCAGGTTTACATCAGTATGAGCTGACTTTAACTCAGTTAAAGGGATAGGGAAGAAGCAGGTCCCCATTAGAGTATATACTACGGCTTGCCTGCTGGATCAGAGTAATtgggttttataaaaatatcctCTCCCTTAAGCAGTATTAAGGTTTATCTTCAATATGCAAGTGGTACATTGAActggaaattttcttaaaaactgcTTCATGTATTAGGAAGCAAGTTTCATGTTGTAGCAAATtatgataaatttatattttcccgTCTTTTCAAGAAACAGAGTCATCCTTGTGCACTgatgtttcttaaaataactcAAATTCTCTTCTTAATGTGAATTGTAAATGTTGATATTTGTAGGTCCTTTCTTAAGAGTAGTGAAGAATCTTCCAGAGGGAAAAGTTTGTGCTTCTAGGGACAGTAATCTTCCTTGTGCCTCACTTCATCCCTAAGTGGGTGTGACTTGTTATTGCCACATGCTTTGTTAGTATATTTcacaaatttactttttaaattttactttaaaaattattttagatagtGTGTAATATGTGCAATccagaataattttataataggCAGGTCATAAAAACATAACTTTAGTTAAgattcacaatatttgttctctggataatgagggaatgaatgagcCTTTTGGAGATATTGAtattaagcaattattttttgCTGTACTgaatgtgtttgatttttttttcttttggcagtaGAGCAGTACCTGCTATCTCATCTTGTATTACTTTTTGATGTAAAGCAACTAATATTTACACtatgccatattttttttattgtagttgtAAATTATGAAAGATCCTTGAATTTTCTACAGATCTACAACTACTAAAGTAACAGACAAGGGCAATCTTGGTATTTAAATCTGAGCATGGCAATTCTACCACAAAAAGTactctatttttctaatttctaggatttttaaaataacatttctgtaCGTGACATACTAATATTCACTCAAGCTGTACCATTTTAGTTTgcatatatttcattgttttaatttaatgtaatgtaTTGAGTCTAACAGACTGTTTTACAATAATTAgaattaaagatttatttcttctaattaaAGATGCATAACAGCTATTATCTAGGGGACCATCAAATGTGATTTCAAGATTTTGTTaactatttcaaataaaatccttctatagaaattttaattttgtaaagtaGTGTATAATATTGTAACATTAAATTCTTGTTCTCAAATTCACATATGTATTGATCTTCAATGTGCTGTGTTAAATCTTGCATCTCTTAAATATTAGAGACAagatttgtcttcctttttacAGTTTGTAATTTTCACTGTTTtattcctgtaaaaaaaaaaaaaagtcatttgtaaCCCATGCAAATAATCGTTTGAAATGTGCTAACTTATCAATTTGGCTATTCAATAAAGTTATTGAAAAAGCTTATATATAGTGACTCGTCATTTAAAGGGATATGGATAACTTGCCAGTTACTGAATTGTGTTATGTTGTACACCCAAGTCATTGGAAGGCTATGGCGGAAAGTGGTTTGAATCTAATCTGGTGTTACAGTGGTCATAAgctaggggaacctgggtgtctcagttggttaagtgaccaatctcagctcaggtcgtgagaccctggagcctgtttcaaattctgtgtcccactctatttctgcccctaccctgcttgctctgtctctgtctctctcaaaaataaataaaaactaaaaaagaaattatagagtGGTCATAAACGTAATTCTTGGTGCTCACTCTTCATAGATTTAAAgttggtgttgttgtttttttaattcttgacaGGTGTCAAGTACTACTCCATTGACTTCTGGATCCTTTGGTTATCAGTAAGATGCCTACTGTCAATCTAATTGTTACTTTGAAGATAATGTTAgctttcatgatttttcttttatccttaatATTCCTCAGTTTGGTGACTCTGAGTGTATTGTTTATCTTGCTAATTTTTCAGAgcacattttaatttgaaaatctttGTATATCTTGATTTATggaaaattctctatttctttaattgaggtatgattgacataaagctattttcttttaaaatatgcttgtcattttctctattcttttttacTTCAGAATTCATACGAGATGTATCTTTTCACTAATTCCTCTTTTGACTATGTACAGGTTTGACTTTTCATCTCATCTCATGAATATTATATCTGCATacctgtatttttcatttctaagattaatttttttaatacccGTCTGGTTTTGGTTGGTTTCTCCCTGTTTTTGCTCAGTAATGTATTCAGACTGTTCTATAAAATTCTTTTTGGGGAAATTcgcaattttttaagttttaattccagttatttgacatacagtataatattagtttcaggtgcaccatacagtgattcaacaattacatacatcacccagtgctcatcacaagtgccctccttttcctcctcttcctcttcctcttctcctcctcctcctctttatcctcctctttctccttttttttaaaaaaagtatttttttattagtgtttttttaagtaatctctacccccagtgtGGAGCTTCatctcaagaccccaagatcgagagtcgcatgttcttccgactgagccagccaggtgcccctcaacaagtgcactccttgtccccatcacctatttcacctatacCCTCACCCCCCACaaattccaattttttatttggttggcagaatttatttttttttcattaattcatgtattttgagagagagggagagagagcagaggacgagcaaaaagagagggagataatcCGAAAaaggttctgcactatcagcgcagagcccaacatggggctcagatcttcaaactgtgagatcgtgatctgagccaagatcgagttggacatgtaactgactgagccacccaggtgcccctggctggcagaatttaaatgtaatatttattcatgtttgttaGAATTTGAGTTTGTAGGTTACTGGAATgggagaatttttgtttttgttttagcttatCTCTGTCCaagttctccatcccttcctgCCCATCTAAGGGGTTTTTTAGTTGAATTTTCTGGCCCCTTCCCCAAGACTAGGGGTCATGGTAGTGTCCTGCAATGATTTGGGGCTATTGCCCACCAGCAGTGGGAAGACTAGTTGTCCTCTCTTCTGCTGAACTTAAAAGCTCAAGTTCAAGGCTATGTGGGTCAATAGCAAATGATACTTTGAATAATTTTTGGAGGGAAAGCTTACCTCAAGCAGTGAGTCCTATTTGTCCCTATGTGTTTGTTATGTGGAGCACTTCCAGTGCTTTTTAGCCCATAGAATGTGCTACCGTTGCTGTTCATGGACCTGCTACCCAACAGGCCCAATGTTAGCTCTGCAATGCTGCGTTTTGGTCTCTTGTTTTTGAGTctagttatttgtttttctcccttgacATTTTTAGCTGTTATTTCTGTGTGGAGTAGAGAGGAGTCCAAGGATCAACTTACTGCCTAAATTTATCCCCCGGAAACTGAATTCCAGTTTTATCACTTATGACTCAATCTTTTCAGCTGTGTATCTACATTTTATCAATCAAGTATTATTAGTAGCCTGCCTAAACAATGCTTCTagcatcaaataaaaattatacataagaCTCATTGAAAATGCCAtgttttggggcacgtgggtggctcagtcggttaagcatctgacttcagctcaggtcatgaactctcggttcttgagttcgagccccacaccgggctctgtgctgacagctcagagcctggagcctgcttcagattctgtgtctccctctctgttcctcccccggtcacacacacacagacacacacacactctctctctctcaaaaataaataaagattaaaaaaaatttttttaaatgccttctttTGACACTccctctaaaagaaaaatttctgcaACTATTCACGTAAGTGTAATCTAGTGCTGTCAGTGCTAGATTTGTGGCAAAGTggtaagttttttaaagttaatttatgtattgtgggaggaggggcagagagagggagagacagagtcccaagcaggctctttgctgtcagcacagagcccgacatggggttgcAGTctacaaacactgaaaaaaatcaaggcagacgcttaacccagtCACCCAAAGCGCCCAAAATGGCAAAGTTTTAAAGAATGGATTTGCCCTTGTAAAGTCCATAGTGAGGGAGATAGAAATTAATATAAGAATCTTAAGtatgtgaggcacctgggtggctcagtcagttaagtgtcccactctttttttttttttttaacattttttaaattcatttctgagagagagggcatgaaataggaggggcagagagaggaagaaggatccaaaggggctctgccctgacagcagagagcccaatgtggggcttgaactcatgaggcatgagatcatgacctgagctgaagtcagaagcttaactggctgagccacccaggcactgagccatctaggtaccctgtttctgacttttgatttcagctcaggtcatgatctctgcatTCCTGAGTTCAacctccatgtcaggctctgcactgacagcaaggagcctgcttggcattctgtctcccttgctctctgcccttcccccactctctctctgtctcaagaataaataaatttaaaaaaatcttaagtacACACATCATTTGTCAAAGAATCACTTATACCACTGACAAGTACTAGgaagtttaataaataaactgCAGAAACCCATAGATAAATGGTTCCTCAGGAATGAGAAAGTATGTGACATAAAATCTTcacatttctaattctttttttttttttttaattttttttttcaacgtttatttgtttttgggacagagagagacagagcatgaacgggggaggggcagagagagagggagacacagaatcagaaacaggctccaggctctgagccatcagcccagagcccgacgcggggctcaaactcacggaccgcgagatcgtgacctggctgaagtcggacgcccaaccgactgcgccacccaggcgccccttcacattTCTAATTCTTATCTAACTAAAGGGGCCATCATGCATCTAAGGAGACAAATTTTTTATTTGGCTTTCTATAGGCCcttcttaagtgaaaaaaatattgtctATCCTAGAATTGTATTTGGTTTCAATTTATCAGAACTATACTTCATTAAGTTCTGCACATTTATTATACTTAACAATTActtcagttttagaattttttaaagacactattGGGGACTCAGATATAGGTCTGTACACAAAGGCAGGGGAACCGTTTCTAATGCTTTATAATTATTAACCAGGGCATGTCCTTGGGACTTAGCTTTCATTCCATCAAGGGAGAACATccgcatttatttatatttttattttttaatgtttatttatttttgagagagtgtgagtgggggaggggcaaagagagggggtgAGCAaggttctacgctgacagcactgagcccaatgtgaggcttgaactcttgaaccgcaagatcatgacctgagctgaagtcagatgctcaactaagccacccaggcacccctatttctaaacaaacaaacaaacaaacaaataaatgtttatttattttgagagagaaagagagtatggatgccagcaggggaggggcagagagggacagagagaatcccaagcaggctttgcgaagtgagcacagagcccaaggagggggttcaatctccagaaccatgagatcacaacttgagctgaaagcaagagtcctagggcacctgggtggctcagttggttaagcctagaactttggctcgggtcatgattttgtgcttcttgagtttgagccctgtgttgggctctctgctgacagttcaagagcctggaatctgcttcagtttccagtttctgtctccttctttctcttatctTCCCGGCTTGAGTGCTTGCgccttctctcaaaaaacaaacaagcaaacaaaaaccaaaagagtcccatgcttaacccaCTCAGCTGCCCAAACACCCCCAAAATCCGTGTTTATACCTCAGCTCCTCATGTTATTGAATCCAAAAGATaaattgttagattttttttttacactttttttcttaaacttcttaTCTGTTTGGAACAGAGTCAGGTGACTAATGGTTAAATATAGTATTTCATTACTTTCTGTTTAGGGAGGATTTCACCTGCTTCCTAATTTTGACTATGAGTTTGACTCATTCTGGTTTCATTGCAGGGGACCCACTAGATAGCCTCACCCTCTGGAGCCTCAGGTGTGAATCGGCCACAAGGCCCCCTCAGCAAGCGTTGACGGATGATTCGATTCCTTCGTTCTTTTACTCATTCACTTTATCTTTATGATTAACAGCTGCATACCAAATGCAGGGCTGCGTTATGACTTTTGTATGCCCTACACACTTTTCTTTCATGGGCTCCTTCCTCCATACAGGCATTATTAAATCGTATTTTAGGACTGTGTTAGCAAAGGATGACTATAATCCAGGTcagattattatatattaattattatgcttttcttctgactttaaaataaattaaaattaaaacattttctcagGCTCCTAATACTATTGTGGACCTCAACACTGCTTTAAGGTAAGTGGGCCCCGCTGAGCGCTCACATTGTTCCAGGAGTTGCAGTTGCGAACAATATACAATGCTGGAGCCTACATTCTAGCTGGTGAGAAACAGACATAAACAAAGTAAGTACATTTATCTTGCGAATCGGTTACAAGtgttaagaaaaaacaataaacagaacGTTATGGAGTGTTGAGAAGGGTGGCAATTTAAACAGAATGGACAGGACAAGCATCACTAGGCAAGCCTTGAAGGAAGATGTGAACAAAGCCTGGAACACGACAGGTATatacttggggaaaaaatacCATTAAGGAGAAAGTCTCAGCCACAAAAACAATTCCTAAAAGCAACTCTCCCCAAAGCGTCGCTCCTCGAGTTACGTATTTCCGTAATCTATAAGCGAGGTCGCAGAAGGTCATTGGAAACAAGTGCCTGCCGCAGCAACCTCCATTTTGCTTTTGGGCAGAAGCCTAAGCTACGTCTGGGCCTCATCTGTATTCCTTTACCTCTCGTTAGTTTGCGGGTTCGCTTTTCTTCAGGTCCTCGTGAAGAGCAGAGAACCTTGTCGACGGAGGAGAGGAACATTGATAGTTAAAACAGGCAGGAGGAACTAGGGCGGCCCACTCTGCCCTCATTCAAAATGGCGGCGCGAGCCTCGCGCTTTGTCCGGTCGGGTGGCGCGCATGCTTAGCCAGCCTCTCCGGCTTGGCGTTCTGGAGGGGCGGGCCTAcggcgggggaggtggggtgggggggctcgcGCCCTGCGGCCTGGCCTGAAGTCATATGCGCTGCTTCTGCTACCTGCAGCACCACCTTCATCCTTCCTTACCTATGGAGGGGGAGATGGAGCCTGTGACCGTAGCGACAGATAGCGGGGACCGGCCGGGGGCTCCAGCGGGCTCAGGCCTGTCGGCTTCCCAGCGTCGGGCCGAGCTGCGGCGGAGGAAGCTGCTTATGAACTCGGAACAGCGCATCAACCGGATCATGGGCTTTCACAGGCCCGGGAGTGGCGCAGGTGAGAACCTCCCATCTCCCTTCAGCTCCCGCCCACCTCTTTGAGTCTTGAGGATCGTTCTTGCTTTCCCTCCAACGCCCCGCTGATCTTCTTGACAAAGCTCTGctctctgacctcccctctgtccctgcttTTTAGGTGATGTCTCAAGTTCTCACTTCTTAATCTCTGGACGTTTCTAGTACCTGTCTTCAGTTTTCCGTAGGTTTCGCTCTCAGATTTTCCCTGTTCCCGCCCCAGGTTGTGAAACCTTGGCTCCTGAGCCCTATGGCATGGTGCCCTCTGCCCAGTTATGCTAGACAGCCCCTTGTTCCCCTTCTTTCCCCACGCCCTCCCCTCTTTTGAAGGGCGCACATTTTCCGCCCCGGTTACATTGCTCTCTTGTGCCCTTCAGGAAGAATACTTGGCTTTCTTTCCGTTGCAGATGCTTTCCCTTCTAGTGCCTTCCTTAGTATCTAtcttccttctcttgcttttcGCTGTTACTCTGTCGGCACAGGGGAGTTTGTGCTTACTGAACTGCCCCCCTAGTCCTTCCTACGTGGATCTAGGACCCTTACGGTCATATCGTAGTGTCTGTGTTCAGTGCCCTCAACACTGTCATCTGCAGGCTTTCTACAACAGGAGAATAAATTTGGAGCGACCATTCTTTGTACCCTAACAAGTGGGACGTGCCCACCAGAGGTCTTCTCTCTTAGTGTGCTGAGATTGATGTCAGGAACTGCATTTAACCCTAAAGAGAGTTCCTCATTTCTCCCCCAATGCATGTACAATGAgttcctaaaaaatttttttcatgtgattatttatGGAACACTTAATATGAGCTAGTGTTCTCTAAGTTTCCATTCAGTGCCTGTAGTAATTGACGCTTCGTCACTGTTCGCAAGCTACTTAATCGCAAGCTACTTAAATCTGTGATTTCTGCGGGGCTTTAGATAGACAGCTCTGAACTTTTAGATAGTTCACAGGTTTGCAGCCGGAACTACTAGGAAAGGTAAGAAGCGCTTTTTCAAATTCATCTAGAACAGCAGATAGAAAACACATTTCTCCCTTTAATAATTAAAAGCAGGGTATTTATTCTTTCCCAAGACATGTATTTGTTATCCTTCTCGAGGTACAttctgtattttgttcttttgctttgaACATTCTGTCACTAAaggctttattttgtatttaaacccGAAAAGCATCCTAAAACTGCTTAAGTACCTACTAATGGCTCCAGCACTACAGTGGGAGGATTATGTAAACAGTAGCTGTAGGATATGCCACACCCTATGCTGACAGGACTCTGGATTCAGAATTGTAATattaaaatacaggttttaaagagctttaatcattttatatttttaaccagATAGGCTAGAGCAGGCAGTGCAGTCATACTTCTGGGATACATTATCCATGAAAACCTGGTCTTTTTGGCTTGCTCCATCCATGACCATCTTTCCCAATTTGTCTGCTAGTCTTCTACTCCCCAAATTTGGATTATGTCCTTTGCAGGAAAACTCTTCTGGAGTGATGTATTTTGAGCGTGTAGAGGAAGGaactagtttattttttcatgcGGAACCAGTATTTAGATTCAGAGACTGCAGAGTTCTACCAGTAGcagcatattttttaatcttaacgTGAAAGGTGTTTGCCAGTATACACTACATAAGGCTTCTAAATTTCTCTTCTCAGAAGAAGAAGGTCAAACAAAATCAAAGCAGGACAGTGACAAACTGAACTCTCTCACCATCCCTTCAGTTTCAAAGCGAGTAGTGCTGGGCGATTCGGTTGGTACAGGAACTACTGACCAGCAAAGTGATGTGGCCGAGGTAAAGGGGACTCAGCTGGGAGACAGATTGGACTCTTTCATTAAACCACCTGAGTGCAGTAATGATGTAAACCTTGAGCTCCGGCAGCGGAACAGAGGGGACCTGACAGCAGACACTGTCCAGAGGGGTTCTCGCCATGGCCTCGAACAGTACCTCTCCAGATTTGAAGAAGCAATGAAGCTGCGGAAACAGCTGATTAGTGAGAAACCCAATCAAGAAGATGGAAATACAGCAGAAGAATTTGACTCTTTTCGAATATTTAGATTGGTGGGATGTGCTCttcttgcctttggagtcagagcTTTTGTTTGCAAGTACTTGGTAAGAAACATaatggaaaatgcaaattggTTATGTGATGAGGACTATTAATCCGTGGGACTGATTGCCACTATTACTGTTTACCAGATTCATGTGGCTGTTTGGGGATATAGTATAAACTGCTGTTCACCTAGATATAGATGAAATGTCCTGGTTAAATACAGAGCCCAGTAATAATTGCTTAACTCTTTCTGTATTCTAGGCAGcattctaagtgttttacatgtattaattcatttaacctcATCCTCCTGAACTAGGTATCATTGGACTCtgtgttttatagatgaaggaatGAAGCCTCAGGggttaagtcatttgcccaaggtcacatcgCTAAGTGACAGCTGGGCAGTTGCTTTCCAAAGCCAAAGGGTAAAGTATCTACATGTACTATAGATTAATTAccacttttcaaataatttgaaacCTTAAAATGCAGTTGTTGTGGTCCTGAACAGGAGCtttaatttaatataatcctGAACCACATAATTTTCCTGTCGTTCAGAAAGCACCTCAGCATTTTATAATGTGGTGGTATCATCATAATGGCAGTTCGTCTTTATTGTACCAGAACGTGCCGGGAGAATTGAAGAAAGCCATAGCTCATAGTTTAGTGTCTTGTTCTTCGAAGTATTTCCATTcactagacatttaaagaatatcTACCAGGTACCAGGTACATAAACAAATTTTTCAGATTATTAAAGTTTAGGTTACTCGGCAAAAACCTTTCTTAAAATcagttttatgcattttttcttaAGTGAGAATCTGTTGTACAGACTTTTTTCTGATGTTAAATTGTCCTGGCTTTCAGCATTTAGTGAGATGTGTAGCTGCTTTCTCTTATTGAGAGGGCTCTGTGTTTTTATGATTTGAAAGTTAGGTCCTATTTTTATGCCTCATTTTTGTGtgaggtttttttggttttctggggtttttttgctaTGAGATTTTCAGCTGCTATTTCTAAGTACTTCCATCTGGTGATGTTTGTTTGCTCGTTCACTCCATAATATTTTTACgtttaggaataaatgtaaattaattattGTTTTGATCTTTCTGATTATATTGTGTGAGAAGCAAGAAAACCATGCCATTTTATCTATAACAAGAATAGCTTGTCATTTGGATGCCAGAGATAGAGTTAATAAGTCAACTTCTTGCCCCAGAGTCTGGGAATGCATGTTATCTTTTGAGTACTGGGCCTTTATGTGTGCTTCGAAATTGTCAGTTAGTTACTTCTCGGTGAGAGAGATGTTACTGCATAATGTGTTACACATCTATCACCATTGAATACTCTAAATCATTTAAAGAGTAAATTTTTGTGAGAGAAGACATTTTGGGGGACATCAAAATAATGTGACTTGAGAAGCATGTTTTTTAATAAGGACTTAATTATAAGCTTAATTATAAACTTATTTGTAAACGTAATTATAAGTTTTATAATAAGGAAATCTAGTCCCTTTAGTTTTTTCACCCTTCTGCAAAAACAAGACTACTTTCAGCCACTAAAATTaagttgttggggtttttttttttttttttttaccatgtttttGCTTGGAATTTTACAGCTGCTGTTAGTTTAGTTTGATTTGTTGTGATTTGAATGATAATGTTGGAAATACATAACTTTATCTTCTGTCTTCACAGTCCATATTTGCTCCGTTTCTTACTTTACAACTTGCATACATGGGACTATACAAATACTTTCCTaaggtaaattaaaattttttctaaattgggGTGATGTGTTTAGACCGATTAATGATTAGATAATTctaagagcttaaaaaaaattagtcataCTCATGGTCTGAATCAGTGTTACTAAGAATGTCATTGTCCCACCAATGCTGGTCTTaaaactttcatttctatttataatgAGTTAAGTTCAGGAGGGAGTGATTAGAAACTTGTTAGCAATTTGAAA
It contains:
- the CAMLG gene encoding guided entry of tail-anchored proteins factor CAMLG gives rise to the protein MRCFCYLQHHLHPSLPMEGEMEPVTVATDSGDRPGAPAGSGLSASQRRAELRRRKLLMNSEQRINRIMGFHRPGSGAEEEGQTKSKQDSDKLNSLTIPSVSKRVVLGDSVGTGTTDQQSDVAEVKGTQLGDRLDSFIKPPECSNDVNLELRQRNRGDLTADTVQRGSRHGLEQYLSRFEEAMKLRKQLISEKPNQEDGNTAEEFDSFRIFRLVGCALLAFGVRAFVCKYLSIFAPFLTLQLAYMGLYKYFPKGEKKIKTTVLTAALLLSGIPAEVINRSMDTYSKMGEVFTDLCVYFFTFIFCHELLNYWGSEVP